TTACCGAGAGAAgttatgggttctcttgctactaGAAAAGATGCTCAAAGAGGGAAGCTGTATTTAAAAGCAATGCTGAGATATGCAATGCATTTAACCACTCATATTCGCCGTCAATTCATCACCCATGTTCTGTTTAATCAAATGTATACATGAAGGGGGGCAGCTTCTCGAGTTTCATACAACAATAGTCAAGAATCAAGATTTTTCTTCTCTCTGGAATACTTATGGTTTGCCTCTCCTATAGAATACTTCATATTTACTAATCAAATATGGCAACCAAACTGCAGCATCTACGGTTATGTTATGATAATGTCCTTTGCTAATGGgcaagggtttaagcttcagtaactatccttctttttctttgaGATCTTCAGTAGCTATGACGTTCTTTTACCCCATACTCAGCCCCATTTACGTCATTTACATTGGACTAGAAGTTAATATAGAAACTAACCTAGTTGTTCAAGTTCTTCTGATCTTTTCTGCTAAGTGCACACAACTTGTCTAGATTTATATGTAGATAGTTCAGATTACCAGATGCTTGCTGCGTAGTTTCCAGTGTGCCAAGATGGCGTCTTCTCTTGATGCAATAGAAGATCCTCCTATAGAACTTGACACCTGAAAGAGAAGAGCATACGAGCTGGACTAGTTAAAAGAAAGCACAAACCTGCTTGCAGTCTTGACAAATTTAGGACTGTATAAGGATACGCAAAAAAAATCAAAAGATATTGAAGCAGTTTCATACAGTTTTGTTAATTTTAGCACCAGGATCATAGCAACAGATTCACATTCACAAGAGGATGATGCTACCAGTAGATCATTTCTTATCACAGAGCTAGGTACCATATGTTATTGTAGATATGTAAGTGTCATAAGGTATATTCACACAATATCTTGAGGGACATTACTTGATGTATTATGCTTGAACGTCTTAAGCGCGTAGTTCATAAAGAAGAATATCTACAGCTAGGTAAATAGTACTGCACCAAGAAGTGGTGGTATCTAGAAAATCAAACGTCTTACCTCAGATGTGATGGTACCAGCCAGAATCAATCTTCTCCCCCTAGACTTGGGCAAGAATAATGATTGGTACCATCCAATTCCTATCTCGAGACATCTAGCTGATTTTAAACTAGAAAATTAGATAAAGGGATTTCACACATGACAAGAAAGTGAATTTGAAATATGGAAATAGTATGTGTAATAGGATAAATGTAGTCTATTCAGGACATGAGCTAATTGTACCAAAATAATACGAGTAATTTATATTCGCTGGAGATACACATACACTTACGACAAGAAGTTATGACAATGTAGTTATATTTGTTCATACAATAGGATAGCAGCAGATTACTACCAGCAAAACAATTGCAATTGAATAATAATCCGCAATTCATGCACAAAAattgataataataagataaataagcATGACAGAACATCCATTGCTCCTCTAGTGATCGTTTTAGCAAACTCAGTCGAACGTTGTCAACCCAAGCTTTATAAAAAAGATAAACTACTAGCTTATGCAAGTAATAAATGTAATCTGAGACAAACCTTTTTGCTGGTTGTACTGGACTGGGCAACAAAAGAAAACCGTCTCCTTCTTGACCTTGGCCCCAAATTTTCCCTTTGTGATATACGTACCTGATTAATGAAGACGGAACCAGTCCTTAGACAAATTCTAACTGTAATAAGTAATAGGAGAAGAAGATGGACGGAAGAGTAAGTAACGCTCGCTAAGATATGGGAGCATAGGGTGAAGATCCCAGTCTGGAATTACGTCAAACACCTCCTGTGCAACTCACAGGTTTGCTGCTCTTGCGAGCAGGATGAGCGCGTGACCGTGGAGACTGGGTACGGTACACTTGGGGACAGTGGAGGGGACGAAGGGCGCTGACTGACCTGCTCGCAGGCGCTGCGCTTGCCGAGCTCCTCGAAGAAGCGGAGGAGGCCGCGGGCAACCACCTAGGGCGACGGCTGATGTCACGTGGTCGTGGACCAGGCCGCCGCCCACCGGCGAGATCACCGCGGCCGTCGCCGTTGCCCTCGGGCTCAGGCCGGTGGCACAGCCGCGGCGCTGGTAGTCGAGCAGAGGGGCTCGGCCGGAGGCTACGCAGTAGTACTTGAGGAGGAGGGAGTTGATGAGGACGAGGAAGGTAACCAGAGGGCGCCAAGTCCAAAGCAGCCAAATTATTTGGTAGGAAACGGAATCCCTTTTTAGGCGCCAAGGAAATTTGTGAGGAGTCAGATTCAAGAAAAATACTAGAAATAATGCGACTACAAGAATTTGTGGCAATGTTTAAATGTTTTCTTTGCCATAATGTTTAGATGTTTAACGCAACACGCTCTAATTACGCTGTGATAAAGTCGGCCAGCATTGAAAAATAAACTATTTGCATTATGATATGCCAATCGCCACGAGAATAAAATTGGTGGTGATAAGATGAATTCTTGCAACAAAAGGTGCCGTGTTTTTTCTAGATGAAAAAAAAAGATTCCGTGTTGCAACCCCCACATTGCATTATATAGAGATAGTTACTGACGCGGCGGAGACCTAGACATGGGCCGAATAGTATTCTTTACTTTTCGCCTGCAACAGTGAGTGTGTCGATGGCAATATCAAATACCCCCTCCGTTCTtgaatataagatcttttagaaattttgatatggactacatatgaagcaaaatggacgaatctacactttaaaatatgtctatatacatctatatataGTCCATATTAATATAATCTCTTAgaggacttatatttagaaacgaaggatCTCCTTGCCTGAGCCCCTAAAATGGAAAAATTCTTCCCTAGGTTTCCGTTAACACCATCTTTATGTGCTTTACTGTCAAAAAAGGAAACATCTACAGCCAGGCATTTCATACCTGTCTCAAACGCCCTGTCAGGCCATCCTGTCAGTGACCGACCACAAAACTTTGACCCAACCGGACCTCTCAAACCGCGGACAAATGCCCGTCtggccggcacccctcatatccagtccAAATATAGGGCGGCTTGGGCACGCCCGGGCGCGTCTGCCTAACAGGCCCGGCCTCCCACTGACCCCACACAAAAACCCAATCGAGACGGCGAGctcaaaccctagctcactctctccctctctcgctccATCTACTCCTCTCCCTCTCCAGTTCTGATCCCATCCACCACGATGAGCAGCTCCGGCAGCGACTCCGGCTCGAAGCTTGACTACGAGGAGGAGATGGCCCTCCGCATTGTGTTGGAGTGGTCCAAGGTGGAGACCGGATCTGGAGTGTCGTCGCACCACCCGCGCCAGTGCAGCGAGGACGCCGAAACTGGACCCTCCCGGCCCTCGCATAGCGACGCCCGGCCAGCATAGTCCGCGTTGGCCCCGCGGCGCCTCCTTCCCCCGTCGTCCGCTCAGGCATGCGGCCAGCGTTGGGTGCTTGTGCCCGCGCCTCCAGCCCGCACGCGTACTCCGGAGTCGGAGGTGCGCGCCGCGAGAGGCAGCGTGCACAGAAGAGGGACGCGGCGGAGCAGtccgcgcgccaccgccgccatgggaCGATTTACCGGACACCGACGAGGACGCGCGTCTCCTCGCCTGGGTGTACTGTCGCTTCGTCACGACGGCGGAGACGGACGCTCGCCGCCTCCAATGGAAGAACGCCAAGTCGCTCCGGCTAGCTATTGAGCAGTCGGAGCGCGAAGCGACGGAGGCAGTGGCGGAGAAGGCTCGGGTGGCAAGGCTGAAGTGGGAGCAGGATAGGGCGTTCCGTTGGATGAAGGGGCTCATCGTCCTCTCCGTCGACCAAGACCCTCCACCAGCCGCGGACGCCTACAGCTGCGCCGGCGACCGGAAGAGCAAAGGCTCGGCGAGGAAGTGgtgatcccccccccccctctcctcctctttaATGTTTGTATCGTTTTTAGTTGTAGAAGTTTATGAACTTGTCCGTGGACGAACTATGATCTTTTGGATGTTGTGAAGTATGTTATGTCCATTTGCAGCCGATCTTGTGTTCCTTTGCAGCTTAGTTTTGTTGTTCGTCGTTTGATCACGTGAATAGATCAACGTGTGCATGGGTAGTATGAATATAAGGTGCCGGATATGAGATACGCAGATAAAGAATGACAAATATAAGAGGTGTCCGGTCAGTGCTCGCGAACACGTCTGGATCAGACGGACGGGACGACAGAACAGTGACGTCCCGAAGGGAATGAAGGCATGCAGCACGGGCGATGGCCAATTTCTGTCTTTGAGTCGCACAATGCCGATAGTGCGCCGGGCCCTCTTCCAGGGATGGAGCCAGGACAGATGGGAGGTAAAAGAGGAAAGAATACACATGGTTGGGAACGGTGATGGTCGGGAGAGAGTGGTGCCAGGAACGATGACGAGAGAGCGGTGATGGAGACGGGTAGAGAGAGTTTTCATTATGCACAAGTAGTGAACGATTAATTATAGGGTGtagctaggtctcagtcgactgagacttaaccaagtctaagTCAAGTGATATAGTAtgcaagaagaaaaaagaaaaactgaaaagaatTTTTTACACGAATATCCATGCAAAATCAAAGAAAGATACtatcgactgagacataacgaagtctaagtcgactgagacttagcaaaactgtTGATTATAATTAACAGGCCACGAACAAATCAGTATTGATCGGTAGGAAAAACGAAGGGTCTGATTTGACTAGACTAGACAGAATGGTTAAATATGTCGACCTGTCAGATTACTATTTTGATCATCGAGACACGCTATCATTGACCGGCCAAATTTTGTCTGGTGTGTGATAACCATCTTGCCGAGCTCGAGAGTCTTTATCACTGATGCCTTTGGAAGACGATCAGCGTTAAGGCTCGTGACTTACGAGTGGTCAAGGGTCGGTCAATGATGGTTCTATGCTATTTCGGGTTTGTAGTGTTGTCCCCTAGTGGGAGAAGGGTTTTCCTCTGGTGTTTAGTTTGTGGAGGATGAGAACGTCCCCGAGATTGGATCTGACTTTCATAAATTTGAATTTTCTAGGGTAGTTCAGAAACTCCAAGGACAATCTTGCGGTAAAAGGAGAGGCCCACAAGTCTCCCGGGATGGTCAACCGCCCTACCAgggtttccctcaaaaaaaaaagcgcCCTGCCAGGGTGGGTTTTGATGTTGGTACAATAATCTCATACACACACCCATGTTTCTCATGGGCATTACAATCATATCCATACCCTATCCATCGGACATAAATCCATGCTCATGCCGATGCCCAATGGGCACCCATCAGGCATATCAACACATCGTTGAAGGGTGGTGGCGTTTATTTGCTAGGTACATTTGAGGAAGTGTGATTGTGAGGAGGATGGTGTGGGATATTGCTGAAGATGTGTGAGTAGAGGATGACGGTGGACTATGATATGGATATATAGTTTCCCACAATTTATATAAAAAGACAGGGGTCGGTTTTAGGAGTATCCATGGGCACATAATTGTACCCCATGCCCTATCCATGACCACTAGGGTAGGACTCAGGCACTAGCCATGGGCATGAAAATATGCCCATGTCCTCCCCACGTGGGTCAGGCACCCATGGGTAAAATTTACATCCTTACCCAAATTAGGGTCCTAAATGTGGCAGGTCCGCCGATAATGACCGATTACCCCTCAAATATCCGCATCCATAATCGGTATCTCATTAGCAGGTTCTCAAACTCATATATACAATGGCATGCAACATAAAATAAATACACATGCTTTATCTACATCACACACATAGCATACTTCTAGTTCATCATATATGTCATCAGACTGCCCAAAATTGGCGTGTTATGAATACTAGAGCTATGAAGAAAGTTCACCCATggctgcccttgcccttgcccttgtcgCATAAATAGCGGTCGAAGACACAAAATGGATCGAGCCGGATCTTCTCACTTTCGGGTCTGGCTGATCCATCACGGGCCTCATCCTCCTCTTGGGAGGGGGGGCAGTCCATCAAGGGCACGAGCCATCCGGACTTGCCACATCACAAGGATGTGGGCTCGGAGCGCATCCTTTGTCCCGTCTGACATGGTGTGCGACTCCGCCTCCGCTATGTGTCGTGCCCTCTCCCTCGTTGGGCGGGCATACTGCCCTCGGCGCATCCACTATTGGGACATCTACCGACATTGACCTCAGGCACGGAGCCCAATGTCATAGAACGAGGCTCCACCGCCAGCCAGGGGCCATCCGGCGCGGTCACATGCCTCGAGCTAGCGGGCAGGCGGATCCTAGCACCGCTTGCGTGGACGCAATGGATTCCCGTCGAATAGATTCCGTTCGCAGTGCTTAGGCGGATTCCTCCCAGAAGCGGCGGAGAACCAGACGGACGACCAACTCCTCATCATCCCTGCATGGGATGAGGTCTCAGTCGATGGATTTGGAGTTGCCATAGTTGGATCCACTGCCCGCCATGCCGGAGGAGGTCGGAGATTGCCGAGAGTCAGGCGGACGGTCGACTCCTCCTCGTCCCTGCATGGGATGAGGTCTCAATTAATTGATTCAGGGTTGCCGTAGTCGGATCCACTGCCCACCATGTCGGAGGAGGCCGGAAATTGCCGGAGAGGAGCTGGGGGATGGCGGAGCATTGTGAACTCAAAGTGGAGTAAGGTGGCAAGTGGCTAGGGTTTTGTCTGGATGTGGATATGTGGGGGGATATTTGTGGGGTCGGGATGGGCCAGCTAGCGTTGGCTAGATCCGACGTGGCGGATGTTCCCGGGCCCGTCCCGGCTTCACCGCAGATATGAGATGGACATGAGGGTTGCCGGCCAGGCCGGACGTATAGGGCATGTATGAGGGGTGCGGATGGGTCATGATGTCTTGACCGGTCACTGACCGGGCTGTCCGCCAGGATGTATAGGGGCAATATAAGGGGTCTGTCTATAGATGCTCTTGTGCCAAACAATTCATGAGTCTTTCTCAAAATTAGTCACTATATGAACTGAAATTCAAATTCTATAGAAAAATATGCAGAGTTCAAAGCATTGTAGTAAACCAAAGTATATGGCGTGAGTGTTTCAAGAAATTCACACCTCAATTTGCCGCGACATTTAAGATTGTTGGTTGCAGCTTAGGGCAACTATGAAGTGGAAATTTTTGAAGAGATTTCAGGTGATCTTTCGCATCCATTTAGAAGTTTTGAATATTCTTTCAAATTCCAGCAAAGTACCAGGCTAGTTGGTTCCAGTGACACGTGGGCCCACCTGTTAGATTTCCCGTCATCAAGCAAAACTAAATGCTGTTATTATGAGTATTTTCTTACTCATTAGACGCAGAGTCTAGATTATACGTATGTGTTAAAACCTGTTAAGCCATAGGCTTTTGTTACACTCCGTAGCCATGCATGAGCGTGaggcggagggagtagtagaattgaTGATCGGTCGGTTATAACGGGGCGATGCGGCGATGGGCCACGATCGCGAGGCCTAGCTCGACCTGCTTTGTGTCCCGGTCCCGGCTGCCGCCTCTGAGCGAGCTGACCCGGTTCTGGTCCGTATCCGTATCGCGGGACcagtcgtggtcgtggtcgtgccACGACCGGAGTGAGGCCACAGTGAACCGGACGGTCGGAGCCTGGCGCGCTGTTTGTTCGTACGTGtctgcctcctctctctctctctctctatatatatatatatatatatatatatatatatatatagccggaggaggaggaggggtgcggTGAAAAGGCCACGAAAAGACCTAGCTGTTTGGAGTGGACGGAGCTGCCCGCCGTGGTGTTGGTGGGCCAGGCGTCACCAGGGGGAACCCTTCGCGTTTTGACCTTCAATGTTTCAGCCCGGCACCCCCTCCCCCCGGCCCCTCCCCCAaccctaaggccaactccaccacgcGACCCATCATGTCCGCCCCCGTCCgcttggggtaaaacggacaaaccagacggcccagcgcgcgggcgcaaacgaACTTTTATCCGTTTTGTGTCCACTTTCGTCCCATCCCCGGTCCAAGTTTGCGCCGATTTTGGGGTGAAACagacagcgcgcggacgggcgggacgcgcgcgcttgtcctcccctggcccgcatGTCGGTGGGAGAAAGCAAAACCCCCCACGCCCCATTTGGCACCATctcccccaaaccctcccacgttCCTCCCGtcacccctccctcccccctccatggccgacgcccagccgaattccgacggcctggccgtcgacccgcccggaAAGGTGAggaagaaggcggccaaggcgccaaggaagccgcggtcggagtgcacgccggaggagatcgccaagttgcacgcggaatcggcgaagaggaggggccagagagcggtcgtcaaggtcaatgccgccgcggccaagttcgccgccgagcgcgatgcgatggaggccgcgcggcgcaaggccgcggtcgacgagaaggaggacatcgtcaacaaagcgcacgccctcctcatgcttggcatgggccgtccgGCCGGTTTCCCTGCAACGGacgtcggcccggcgagcacaggctcgtcggtcgcccaGCCTCTAcactgccagtcgccgacgtcgcggaccacgcccatgtcgcccggctttcctccgccaaggcacgacggccagacccgtttctcgggATCGCCGGACGTTGGCATGATCGCGCCGTCCACACCGCGCCcctcggccgtcatcgacctcaacgtcatgcctgggtccagcagcggcggccggccgtccgtcgagatgcaaagaaagcaagcacgggcaccgttcacgggcaccatgccgtccccccgcgtcttgtttgacggaatgccaacaccaacgccactggtcgacgaccccttctacaaccagtacatggaggacgtgatcttcgAGGGTGGGCAGGGCCGTGCCTATGACCCCgatgagacccaaagtcaggatggccgcgcccagtacgtccctaatacatctccaacgtatctataatttatgaagtattcatgctattatattatccttctaggatgttttatatgcatttatatgctattttatatgatttttgggactaacctattaacctagagcccagtgccagtttctgttttttccttgtttttgagttttacagaaaaagaataccaaaccgagtctaattgacgtgccaatttttgacgattttttatggaccaaaagaagaccccggggcaaaagagttgggccagaagagttccgggccatccacgagggtggggggcgcccccccggcGCGTGGGCCTACCTCatggacgactcgggcaccttcttgacgtgagacctacgccaaaaattcctataaatacagaaacctccagaaaataacctagatcgggagtttcgccgccgcaagcctctgtagccaccaaaaaccaatcgggaccctgttccggcaccctgccggaggggggaaccctcacctatagccatcttcatcatcccggcgctctccatgatgaggagggagtagttcaccctcggggctgagggtatgtaccagtagctatgtgtttgatctctctctctcgtgttcttgatttggcacgatcttaatgtaccgcgagctttgctattatagttggatcttatgatgtttctccccctctactctcttgt
This DNA window, taken from Triticum aestivum cultivar Chinese Spring chromosome 1D, IWGSC CS RefSeq v2.1, whole genome shotgun sequence, encodes the following:
- the LOC123157274 gene encoding uncharacterized protein codes for the protein MSRSPPRQDSVSYQIIWLLWTWRPLVTFLVLINSLLLKYYCVASGRAPLLDYQRRGCATGLSPRATATAAVISPVGGGLVHDHVTSAVALGGCPRPPPLLRGARQAQRLRAGTYITKGKFGAKVKKETVFFCCPVQYNQQKGVKFYRRIFYCIKRRRHLGTLETTQQASGFGRIGLRGDCAQVLMQTMLLNFGLVWYDHGAGG